Proteins from one Xenopus tropicalis strain Nigerian chromosome 1, UCB_Xtro_10.0, whole genome shotgun sequence genomic window:
- the egr4 gene encoding early growth response protein 4, protein MERSQAAEDLRQLLLHIKGDVHEAWTQSHRHREERHKQQPPRHRVPSSTSERNQCPSSLLTYPIRMDLSCQDSLYPKYQGDPDLKEEGVQSSDSGAPQQPQEMKQELGSGDFADNGETSDYFFLSSQPSPPLPLNYSGSFFIETNPEHSQDQEALFSIMSGILGISQFSAPQQLSKQESLYSVPDAIQNHMDLYSNSQANLSISVQQPYQNQLYSAFSSTEDIHQVPSSPSLGSSCSSQCFFDSKVLPSKHEMEVSPISPSMDSFSSPCPRWDAQTGQSFASTSFQMDSFRQSDNPQPVFHPLESKVEHILTACCQPHATEMSEESAHFSSMDFTCQSDSFQTPHCDFSETKMDLKSQLMGDLKYQFGHQVAAPGLPNQEELLHHSSPPLISTNFLGHSPTAGHMLPNHAGEPPVEPRKKYRRNKFPAKCFRPKPHEKAFACPVESCIRSFARSDELNRHLRIHTGHKPFQCRICLRNFSRSDHLTTHIRTHTGEKPFSCDLCGRRFARSDEKKRHGKVHMKQKARTEEKLKGLGFYTVGLSFGTL, encoded by the exons ATGGAGAGATCCCAGGCGGCGGAAGATCTGAGGCAGCTCCTGCTGCATATAAAAGGGGATGTGCATGAAGCATGGACACAATCGCACAGACACAGAGAGGAGCGACACAAGCAGCAGCCCCCCAGGCACAGGGTTCCCAGTAGCACTTCTGAAAGGAACCAGTGTCCCAGCAGCCTGCTCACCTACCCAATAAGGATGGACCTCTCCTGTCAGGACTCGCTGTACCCCAAATACCAGGGGGACCCTGATTTGAAAGAAGAAGGGGTGCAAAGCTCAGACTCTGGAGCACCCCAACAGCCGCAAGAAATGAAGCAAGAGCTCGGCTCAG GTGACTTCGCTGACAACGGTGAGACCTCCGATTACTTCTTCCTCAGCAGCCAGCCCTCTCCGCCGTTACCGCTGAATTATTCGGGCAGCTTCTTCATCGAGACCAACCCAGAGCATTCCCAAGACCAAGAAGCTCTCTTCAGCATCATGTCTGGAATTCTGGGAATCTCCCAATTCTCGGCCCCTCAGCAGCTCAGCAAGCAAGAGTCCCTTTATTCTGTCCCTGACGCCATTCAGAACCATATGGACCTTTACTCCAACTCCCAAGCCAACCTGAGCATCTCTGTGCAGCAGCCCTACCAGAACCAGCTGTACTCTGCGTTCAGCAGCACTGAGGATATCCACCAGGTCCCCAGCTCCCCCAGCCTGGGAAGCTCCTGCTCTTCCCAGTGCTTTTTTGACTCCAAAGTGCTCCCAAGCAAACACGAAATGGAGGTTTCCCCAATCTCCCCCTCTATGGATTCCTTCAGTTCCCCCTGCCCTCGGTGGGATGCCCAGACTGGCCAGAGCTTTGCCTCCACCTCATTCCAGATGGACTCTTTCCGCCAGTCCGATAACCCCCAGCCAGTCTTTCACCCCCTGGAATCCAAGGTTGAGCATATCCTGACTGCCTGCTGCCAGCCCCATGCCACGGAAATGTCGGAAGAATCTGCTCATTTTAGCAGCATGGACTTTACCTGCCAGTCGGACAGTTTTCAGACCCCTCATTGCGATTTCAGTGAAACCAAGATGGACTTAAAATCTCAGCTGATGGGAGATCTGAAATACCAGTTTGGCCACCAGGTGGCAGCACCTGGACTACCCAACCAAGAGGAGCTCCTTCATCACTCTTCCCCTCCTCTCATCTCCACTAACTTTCTGGGTCACTCCCCCACTGCGGGGCATATGCTCCCCAACCATGCGGGGGAACCCCCTGTAGAGCCAAGGAAAAAATACAGAAGGAACAAGTTCCCAGCCAAATGCTTTCGGCCAAAACCTCACGAAAAAGCCTTTGCCTGCCCCGTTGAGAGCTGTATTAGGAGCTTTGCCCGCTCGGATGAACTCAACAGGCACTTGAGGATCCACACTGGCCACAAACCCTTCCAGTGCAGGATTTGCCTGAGGAATTTCAGTCGCAGCGACCATCTCACCACCCACATTCGCACTCACACAGGGGAAAAACCCTTCTCCTGCGATCTGTGCGGCAGAAGGTTTGCCAGGAGCGATGAAAAGAAGCGACACGGCAAGGTCCACATGAAGCAGAAGGCCAGGACTGAGGAGAAGCTGAAAGGTCTTGGCTTCTACACGGTGGGCTTATCTTTTGGGACCCTGTGA